GTAAAAGATGAATTTTTTGGTTCAGAGATCATGTTTAGTGATCAGAGCATCGATCTGATGGGACCCATTAAGAACCTGACGCAACCCAAAAGTCTGTCAGAACAGACACTGAGGACACTAAAATCACTGGCCAGCAAGAACACAGTCGACCATTCTGATCGAAATCGAACTCCCTCAcaaaacaacaataacaacaacaacattgAAAAAGAAAGGAGAGTGAAAACCCTGACCTTTGTAGTCAACTCGAAATTCCCCTTGTCCTTCCACTTCCCCTCCCTAACAAACCGATCAGACGCGCAGATCTTCCTCAACGTCGCCAAGATCAACCCTATCGCGATGTCCGCGACATCGTCGGTCAGCACATCGGGCGTGTTCGTGACCCTAATCCCTTTCTCCCTACACTTCACCAAATCGACCTTGTCCAATCCGACGCTGCAGCAGGAGACGATCTCGAGGTTGGGGAGAGCGTCGATGATATCGGCGTCGGCGGCAATGTTTGAGTTTCCGACAATGGCATGGATCGATTGGGAGTTTTTCTTGAGGAAATCAATACTGTTGGGGGAGGTAGATTGCCAGAGCCTGAAGAGCTTGAATCGCTTGTCCAGCTCTTTCTCGAGGTATGAATCCATGGGGTAGGTTATAAGGACGCCAAGAGCTTCCATTTCTAGGGTTAGGAATTTAGGATTTTATTCCTTCTGCTGCTGAGAGTTCAGCCTCTTCTTCTCTCCTCTGCTCTTGGAGATGGCAGGGGCTCTATCTTATAGTCTCGGCGAGATGCGGCTGTAGAAGTACGCAGATTCGGTACTGCCCCcacctgttccgagctcgggacagtgTGGGACTATTGAGGGGtcaacgtgatgtatatattctatccacacggtccattcagtttttaatatcattttaccttaataatataaaaatgaatcatataaaattctcaagtggaccacacagtggggattaaacgcttaccgttgaaaacttcttgggggccacagtagttttggatcaagctgatatttctgttttctctttatccatgccTATATACCTTTCGAACAGgtttatggaaaataaacatcaagtgggccctaggaaggtttcaacggtgagagtcattagcactgcagcttcctttggtatgTTCCATTTGAGCCTctgatctgcctcatctttgggATAATCCCCTAAAATtgtattgaaaaatggatggacggtgtggatacaatccaTACAaaacggtggcccctcagagtcCTCGTCTGTACCGAACATGGTACAGGCCGGGTAGTACTCAAAGCACGTCCGCCGTAGAACCGGTAGGAAGATAATACAGTAGAGCCGCATTTAGTCTGAAGTATACGTGGCAAGTGAATTTTCATTCGGAATCGTCTGTTCTTAGTTGCTTCT
This region of Magnolia sinica isolate HGM2019 chromosome 1, MsV1, whole genome shotgun sequence genomic DNA includes:
- the LOC131249106 gene encoding hydroxyphenylpyruvate reductase-like is translated as MEALGVLITYPMDSYLEKELDKRFKLFRLWQSTSPNSIDFLKKNSQSIHAIVGNSNIAADADIIDALPNLEIVSCCSVGLDKVDLVKCREKGIRVTNTPDVLTDDVADIAIGLILATLRKICASDRFVREGKWKDKGNFELTTKVLNGSHQIDALITKHDL